One region of Carassius carassius chromosome 41, fCarCar2.1, whole genome shotgun sequence genomic DNA includes:
- the LOC132123220 gene encoding olfactory receptor 52E8-like codes for MYILNASFPQNIFVVHPQYFFISGLSGIPYSNYYYIFLFFIYIVAVIGNSIVLLIIAIDQSLHSPKYIGVFNLALADIGETNALIPNMMKTFLFESQYISYNACLANMFFVYFFNTIQCVSLVVLAFDRFVAICLPLRYHAIVNNAVMCSIFSILWILSTFLVGLTVSLVTRLSFCKSNEIQSYFCDHGPVYRMACNDNSVNSFMAKLNTAVYFAAPLIIFLSYLCIFFVLSKITTWEGRVKALKTCVSHLLLVGVCFLPIICTYIAAIMLSLSPNVRIISTSLAYAVPPMLNPIIYVLNTAEVKNFIQTVIKKKSASIDQGISN; via the coding sequence ATGTACATCTTAAATGCCAGTTTTCCCCAAAATATCTTTGTTGTGCATCCTCAATACTTTTTCATCAGCGGACTTTCAGGTATACCATACAGCAACTATTACTATATTTTcctgtttttcatttatattgtTGCTGTGATTGGGAACTCTATAGTCCTTCTCATTATAGCTATTGACCAGAGTCTGCACAGTCCAAAGTACATTGGTGTGTTTAATTTGGCCTTGGCTGATATTGGTGAAACTAATGCTCTGATTCCCAACATGATGAAGACTTTTCTTTTTGAGTCACAGTACATCTCCTACAATGCTTGCTTGGCaaacatgttttttgtttacTTCTTTAATACAATACAGTGTGTCAGCCTTGTTGTCTTGGCATTTGATCGCTTTGTTGCAATTTGCTTGCCACTAAGATATCACGCCATTGTAAATAATGCTGTCATGTGTTCTATTTTCTCAATATTGTGGATACTTAGCACTTTTCTGGTGGGCTTGACAGTATCTTTGGTCACCCGACTTTCATTCTGCAAGTCCAATGAGATACAGAGTTATTTTTGTGACCATGGACCAGTGTATAGAATGGCATGTAATGACAATAGCGTGAATTCATTTATGGCAAAACTCAACACAGCAGTCTACTTTGCTGCTCCGCTGATAATATTCCTGTCTTACCTTTGCATTTTTTTCGTTTTAAGTAAGATTACAACATGGGAGGGGCGTGTTAAGGCCCTGAAGACTTGTGTTTCTCACCTGTTGTTAGTTGGAGTGTGTTTCCTTCCTATAATCTGCACATATATCGCTGCAATCATGCTTTCTCTGTCTCCCAATGTGAGAATCATCAGCACATCTCTGGCATATGCTGTTCCACCAATGCTAAATCCAATTATATATGTCTTAAACACAGCTGAAGTTAAGAACTTCATCCaaacagtgattaaaaaaaagtctgCATCTATTGACCAGGGTATTTCAAATTGA